A stretch of Gossypium hirsutum isolate 1008001.06 chromosome A06, Gossypium_hirsutum_v2.1, whole genome shotgun sequence DNA encodes these proteins:
- the LOC107941558 gene encoding GATA transcription factor 24 isoform X1, with protein MAAANPQPLQARPFVDHARGTIQIEDDDGDYEDDAMDDVEDANANSVNVAEHGTGVVGGVNGGGGVVMASRTSELTLSFEGEVYVFPAVTPEKVQAVLLLLGGRDIPTDVPTIEVPFDQNNRGVGDLPKRSNLSRRIASLVRFREKRKERCFDKKIRYTVRKEVAQSLQFYSGRMHRKNGQFASLKESTSTSSWDSSQTDLQDGTPRPKTVVRRCQHCGVSENNTPAMRRGPAGPRTLCNACGLMWANKGTLRDLSKGGRSISMDQNEPETKIDVKPSIMEGNFPGNQDEHIVQGNPLKDVTDGSNNASVNPDEEDLHENAEDLKNSLPVGIVHPSADDDEQVPIRKWRFFFWNLWLSLLIHQIQKLTFLLVSIRRFSIWLPIQQFNKMWVLDTLLPQVVSLASVCLVQLKKKKKRLPCLYGGEHSQIV; from the exons ATGGCGGCGGCGAATCCTCAGCCACTGCAGGCGCGTCCGTTTGTGGACCACGCGCGAGGGACGATACAGATCGAGGACGACGATGGAGACTACGAAGATGACGCTATGGATGACGTGGAGGACGCGAATGCCAACTCTGTGAATGTGGCGGAGCATGGAACAGGAGTAGTAGGCGGCGTTAATGGTGGTGGAGGCGTGGTTATGGCATCGAGAACTAGCGAGCTTACTCTCTCTTTTGAAGGAGAAGTTTACGTGTTCCCTGCTGTTACGCCTGAAAAG GTTCAAGCTGTTCTATTGCTTCTAGGTGGTCGTGATATCCCCACCGATGTTCCTACAATTGAAGTACCTTTTGATCAAAATAACAGG GGTGTAGGTGATCTTCCGAAGCGCTCCAATCTTTCAAGACGAATAGCATCCTTGGTTAGGTTCCGTGAGAAAAGGAAAGAGAGATGTTTTGACAAGAAAATTAGGTATACAGTACGGAAAGAGGTTGCACAGAG CTTACAGTTTTATTCTGGTAGGATGCACCGTAAAAATGGGCAGTTTGCATCTTTAAAGGAAAGTACTAGTACTTCAAGCTGGGATTCCTCGCAAACTGACCTTCAAGATGGTACTCCTCGTCCAAAAACTGT TGTCCGGAGATGTCAGCATTGTGGTGTTAGTGAAAATAATACTCCAGCAATGCGTCGTGGTCCAGCTGGTCCAAGGACTTTATGTAATGCATGTGGGCTTATGTGGGCCAATAAG GGAACGCTGAGAGATCTTAGTAAAGGAGGAAGGAGTATTTCCATGGACCAAAATGAACCT GAAACAAAAATTGATGTTAAGCCTTCAATTATGGAAGGGAACTTCCCTGGTAACCAGGATGAACAT ATTGTGCAGGGGAATCCTTTAAAAGATGTCACTGATGGATCCAATAATGCTTCTGTCAACCCAGATGAAGAA GATTTGCATGAAAATGCAGAGGATCTTAAAAACTCTTTGCCTGTGGGAATTGTTCATCCCTCTGCAGATGACGATGAGCAG GTCCCAATCAGGAAGtggagattttttttttg GAACCTCTGGTTGAGCTTGCTAATCCATCAGATACAGAAATTGACATTCCTTCTAGTTTCGATTAGAAGGTTTTCAATTTGGCTCCCAATCCAACAATTTAACAAGATGTGGGTATTAGACACACTTTTACCCCAGGTAGTTTCTCTTGCATCTGTGTGCTTGGTacagttgaaaaaaaaaaagaaaagattaccATGTTTATATGGAGGCGAACATAGCCAGATTGTATGA
- the LOC107941558 gene encoding GATA transcription factor 24 isoform X4, translated as MAAANPQPLQARPFVDHARGTIQIEDDDGDYEDDAMDDVEDANANSVNVAEHGTGVVGGVNGGGGVVMASRTSELTLSFEGEVYVFPAVTPEKVQAVLLLLGGRDIPTDVPTIEVPFDQNNRGVGDLPKRSNLSRRIASLVRFREKRKERCFDKKIRYTVRKEVAQRMHRKNGQFASLKESTSTSSWDSSQTDLQDGTPRPKTVVRRCQHCGVSENNTPAMRRGPAGPRTLCNACGLMWANKGTLRDLSKGGRSISMDQNEPETKIDVKPSIMEGNFPGNQDEHGNPLKDVTDGSNNASVNPDEEDLHENAEDLKNSLPVGIVHPSADDDEQVPIRKWRFFFWNLWLSLLIHQIQKLTFLLVSIRRFSIWLPIQQFNKMWVLDTLLPQVVSLASVCLVQLKKKKKRLPCLYGGEHSQIV; from the exons ATGGCGGCGGCGAATCCTCAGCCACTGCAGGCGCGTCCGTTTGTGGACCACGCGCGAGGGACGATACAGATCGAGGACGACGATGGAGACTACGAAGATGACGCTATGGATGACGTGGAGGACGCGAATGCCAACTCTGTGAATGTGGCGGAGCATGGAACAGGAGTAGTAGGCGGCGTTAATGGTGGTGGAGGCGTGGTTATGGCATCGAGAACTAGCGAGCTTACTCTCTCTTTTGAAGGAGAAGTTTACGTGTTCCCTGCTGTTACGCCTGAAAAG GTTCAAGCTGTTCTATTGCTTCTAGGTGGTCGTGATATCCCCACCGATGTTCCTACAATTGAAGTACCTTTTGATCAAAATAACAGG GGTGTAGGTGATCTTCCGAAGCGCTCCAATCTTTCAAGACGAATAGCATCCTTGGTTAGGTTCCGTGAGAAAAGGAAAGAGAGATGTTTTGACAAGAAAATTAGGTATACAGTACGGAAAGAGGTTGCACAGAG GATGCACCGTAAAAATGGGCAGTTTGCATCTTTAAAGGAAAGTACTAGTACTTCAAGCTGGGATTCCTCGCAAACTGACCTTCAAGATGGTACTCCTCGTCCAAAAACTGT TGTCCGGAGATGTCAGCATTGTGGTGTTAGTGAAAATAATACTCCAGCAATGCGTCGTGGTCCAGCTGGTCCAAGGACTTTATGTAATGCATGTGGGCTTATGTGGGCCAATAAG GGAACGCTGAGAGATCTTAGTAAAGGAGGAAGGAGTATTTCCATGGACCAAAATGAACCT GAAACAAAAATTGATGTTAAGCCTTCAATTATGGAAGGGAACTTCCCTGGTAACCAGGATGAACAT GGGAATCCTTTAAAAGATGTCACTGATGGATCCAATAATGCTTCTGTCAACCCAGATGAAGAA GATTTGCATGAAAATGCAGAGGATCTTAAAAACTCTTTGCCTGTGGGAATTGTTCATCCCTCTGCAGATGACGATGAGCAG GTCCCAATCAGGAAGtggagattttttttttg GAACCTCTGGTTGAGCTTGCTAATCCATCAGATACAGAAATTGACATTCCTTCTAGTTTCGATTAGAAGGTTTTCAATTTGGCTCCCAATCCAACAATTTAACAAGATGTGGGTATTAGACACACTTTTACCCCAGGTAGTTTCTCTTGCATCTGTGTGCTTGGTacagttgaaaaaaaaaaagaaaagattaccATGTTTATATGGAGGCGAACATAGCCAGATTGTATGA
- the LOC107941558 gene encoding GATA transcription factor 24 isoform X2, with amino-acid sequence MAAANPQPLQARPFVDHARGTIQIEDDDGDYEDDAMDDVEDANANSVNVAEHGTGVVGGVNGGGGVVMASRTSELTLSFEGEVYVFPAVTPEKVQAVLLLLGGRDIPTDVPTIEVPFDQNNRGVGDLPKRSNLSRRIASLVRFREKRKERCFDKKIRYTVRKEVAQSLQFYSGRMHRKNGQFASLKESTSTSSWDSSQTDLQDGTPRPKTVVRRCQHCGVSENNTPAMRRGPAGPRTLCNACGLMWANKGTLRDLSKGGRSISMDQNEPETKIDVKPSIMEGNFPGNQDEHGNPLKDVTDGSNNASVNPDEEDLHENAEDLKNSLPVGIVHPSADDDEQVPIRKWRFFFWNLWLSLLIHQIQKLTFLLVSIRRFSIWLPIQQFNKMWVLDTLLPQVVSLASVCLVQLKKKKKRLPCLYGGEHSQIV; translated from the exons ATGGCGGCGGCGAATCCTCAGCCACTGCAGGCGCGTCCGTTTGTGGACCACGCGCGAGGGACGATACAGATCGAGGACGACGATGGAGACTACGAAGATGACGCTATGGATGACGTGGAGGACGCGAATGCCAACTCTGTGAATGTGGCGGAGCATGGAACAGGAGTAGTAGGCGGCGTTAATGGTGGTGGAGGCGTGGTTATGGCATCGAGAACTAGCGAGCTTACTCTCTCTTTTGAAGGAGAAGTTTACGTGTTCCCTGCTGTTACGCCTGAAAAG GTTCAAGCTGTTCTATTGCTTCTAGGTGGTCGTGATATCCCCACCGATGTTCCTACAATTGAAGTACCTTTTGATCAAAATAACAGG GGTGTAGGTGATCTTCCGAAGCGCTCCAATCTTTCAAGACGAATAGCATCCTTGGTTAGGTTCCGTGAGAAAAGGAAAGAGAGATGTTTTGACAAGAAAATTAGGTATACAGTACGGAAAGAGGTTGCACAGAG CTTACAGTTTTATTCTGGTAGGATGCACCGTAAAAATGGGCAGTTTGCATCTTTAAAGGAAAGTACTAGTACTTCAAGCTGGGATTCCTCGCAAACTGACCTTCAAGATGGTACTCCTCGTCCAAAAACTGT TGTCCGGAGATGTCAGCATTGTGGTGTTAGTGAAAATAATACTCCAGCAATGCGTCGTGGTCCAGCTGGTCCAAGGACTTTATGTAATGCATGTGGGCTTATGTGGGCCAATAAG GGAACGCTGAGAGATCTTAGTAAAGGAGGAAGGAGTATTTCCATGGACCAAAATGAACCT GAAACAAAAATTGATGTTAAGCCTTCAATTATGGAAGGGAACTTCCCTGGTAACCAGGATGAACAT GGGAATCCTTTAAAAGATGTCACTGATGGATCCAATAATGCTTCTGTCAACCCAGATGAAGAA GATTTGCATGAAAATGCAGAGGATCTTAAAAACTCTTTGCCTGTGGGAATTGTTCATCCCTCTGCAGATGACGATGAGCAG GTCCCAATCAGGAAGtggagattttttttttg GAACCTCTGGTTGAGCTTGCTAATCCATCAGATACAGAAATTGACATTCCTTCTAGTTTCGATTAGAAGGTTTTCAATTTGGCTCCCAATCCAACAATTTAACAAGATGTGGGTATTAGACACACTTTTACCCCAGGTAGTTTCTCTTGCATCTGTGTGCTTGGTacagttgaaaaaaaaaaagaaaagattaccATGTTTATATGGAGGCGAACATAGCCAGATTGTATGA
- the LOC107941558 gene encoding GATA transcription factor 24 isoform X3 — MAAANPQPLQARPFVDHARGTIQIEDDDGDYEDDAMDDVEDANANSVNVAEHGTGVVGGVNGGGGVVMASRTSELTLSFEGEVYVFPAVTPEKVQAVLLLLGGRDIPTDVPTIEVPFDQNNRGVGDLPKRSNLSRRIASLVRFREKRKERCFDKKIRYTVRKEVAQRMHRKNGQFASLKESTSTSSWDSSQTDLQDGTPRPKTVVRRCQHCGVSENNTPAMRRGPAGPRTLCNACGLMWANKGTLRDLSKGGRSISMDQNEPETKIDVKPSIMEGNFPGNQDEHIVQGNPLKDVTDGSNNASVNPDEEDLHENAEDLKNSLPVGIVHPSADDDEQVPIRKWRFFFWNLWLSLLIHQIQKLTFLLVSIRRFSIWLPIQQFNKMWVLDTLLPQVVSLASVCLVQLKKKKKRLPCLYGGEHSQIV; from the exons ATGGCGGCGGCGAATCCTCAGCCACTGCAGGCGCGTCCGTTTGTGGACCACGCGCGAGGGACGATACAGATCGAGGACGACGATGGAGACTACGAAGATGACGCTATGGATGACGTGGAGGACGCGAATGCCAACTCTGTGAATGTGGCGGAGCATGGAACAGGAGTAGTAGGCGGCGTTAATGGTGGTGGAGGCGTGGTTATGGCATCGAGAACTAGCGAGCTTACTCTCTCTTTTGAAGGAGAAGTTTACGTGTTCCCTGCTGTTACGCCTGAAAAG GTTCAAGCTGTTCTATTGCTTCTAGGTGGTCGTGATATCCCCACCGATGTTCCTACAATTGAAGTACCTTTTGATCAAAATAACAGG GGTGTAGGTGATCTTCCGAAGCGCTCCAATCTTTCAAGACGAATAGCATCCTTGGTTAGGTTCCGTGAGAAAAGGAAAGAGAGATGTTTTGACAAGAAAATTAGGTATACAGTACGGAAAGAGGTTGCACAGAG GATGCACCGTAAAAATGGGCAGTTTGCATCTTTAAAGGAAAGTACTAGTACTTCAAGCTGGGATTCCTCGCAAACTGACCTTCAAGATGGTACTCCTCGTCCAAAAACTGT TGTCCGGAGATGTCAGCATTGTGGTGTTAGTGAAAATAATACTCCAGCAATGCGTCGTGGTCCAGCTGGTCCAAGGACTTTATGTAATGCATGTGGGCTTATGTGGGCCAATAAG GGAACGCTGAGAGATCTTAGTAAAGGAGGAAGGAGTATTTCCATGGACCAAAATGAACCT GAAACAAAAATTGATGTTAAGCCTTCAATTATGGAAGGGAACTTCCCTGGTAACCAGGATGAACAT ATTGTGCAGGGGAATCCTTTAAAAGATGTCACTGATGGATCCAATAATGCTTCTGTCAACCCAGATGAAGAA GATTTGCATGAAAATGCAGAGGATCTTAAAAACTCTTTGCCTGTGGGAATTGTTCATCCCTCTGCAGATGACGATGAGCAG GTCCCAATCAGGAAGtggagattttttttttg GAACCTCTGGTTGAGCTTGCTAATCCATCAGATACAGAAATTGACATTCCTTCTAGTTTCGATTAGAAGGTTTTCAATTTGGCTCCCAATCCAACAATTTAACAAGATGTGGGTATTAGACACACTTTTACCCCAGGTAGTTTCTCTTGCATCTGTGTGCTTGGTacagttgaaaaaaaaaaagaaaagattaccATGTTTATATGGAGGCGAACATAGCCAGATTGTATGA
- the LOC107941558 gene encoding GATA transcription factor 24 isoform X8, with the protein MAAANPQPLQARPFVDHARGTIQIEDDDGDYEDDAMDDVEDANANSVNVAEHGTGVVGGVNGGGGVVMASRTSELTLSFEGEVYVFPAVTPEKVQAVLLLLGGRDIPTDVPTIEVPFDQNNRGVGDLPKRSNLSRRIASLVRFREKRKERCFDKKIRYTVRKEVAQRMHRKNGQFASLKESTSTSSWDSSQTDLQDGTPRPKTVVRRCQHCGVSENNTPAMRRGPAGPRTLCNACGLMWANKGTLRDLSKGGRSISMDQNEPETKIDVKPSIMEGNFPGNQDEHGNPLKDVTDGSNNASVNPDEEDLHENAEDLKNSLPVGIVHPSADDDEQEPLVELANPSDTEIDIPSSFD; encoded by the exons ATGGCGGCGGCGAATCCTCAGCCACTGCAGGCGCGTCCGTTTGTGGACCACGCGCGAGGGACGATACAGATCGAGGACGACGATGGAGACTACGAAGATGACGCTATGGATGACGTGGAGGACGCGAATGCCAACTCTGTGAATGTGGCGGAGCATGGAACAGGAGTAGTAGGCGGCGTTAATGGTGGTGGAGGCGTGGTTATGGCATCGAGAACTAGCGAGCTTACTCTCTCTTTTGAAGGAGAAGTTTACGTGTTCCCTGCTGTTACGCCTGAAAAG GTTCAAGCTGTTCTATTGCTTCTAGGTGGTCGTGATATCCCCACCGATGTTCCTACAATTGAAGTACCTTTTGATCAAAATAACAGG GGTGTAGGTGATCTTCCGAAGCGCTCCAATCTTTCAAGACGAATAGCATCCTTGGTTAGGTTCCGTGAGAAAAGGAAAGAGAGATGTTTTGACAAGAAAATTAGGTATACAGTACGGAAAGAGGTTGCACAGAG GATGCACCGTAAAAATGGGCAGTTTGCATCTTTAAAGGAAAGTACTAGTACTTCAAGCTGGGATTCCTCGCAAACTGACCTTCAAGATGGTACTCCTCGTCCAAAAACTGT TGTCCGGAGATGTCAGCATTGTGGTGTTAGTGAAAATAATACTCCAGCAATGCGTCGTGGTCCAGCTGGTCCAAGGACTTTATGTAATGCATGTGGGCTTATGTGGGCCAATAAG GGAACGCTGAGAGATCTTAGTAAAGGAGGAAGGAGTATTTCCATGGACCAAAATGAACCT GAAACAAAAATTGATGTTAAGCCTTCAATTATGGAAGGGAACTTCCCTGGTAACCAGGATGAACAT GGGAATCCTTTAAAAGATGTCACTGATGGATCCAATAATGCTTCTGTCAACCCAGATGAAGAA GATTTGCATGAAAATGCAGAGGATCTTAAAAACTCTTTGCCTGTGGGAATTGTTCATCCCTCTGCAGATGACGATGAGCAG GAACCTCTGGTTGAGCTTGCTAATCCATCAGATACAGAAATTGACATTCCTTCTAGTTTCGATTAG
- the LOC107941558 gene encoding GATA transcription factor 24 isoform X6: protein MAAANPQPLQARPFVDHARGTIQIEDDDGDYEDDAMDDVEDANANSVNVAEHGTGVVGGVNGGGGVVMASRTSELTLSFEGEVYVFPAVTPEKVQAVLLLLGGRDIPTDVPTIEVPFDQNNRGVGDLPKRSNLSRRIASLVRFREKRKERCFDKKIRYTVRKEVAQSLQFYSGRMHRKNGQFASLKESTSTSSWDSSQTDLQDGTPRPKTVVRRCQHCGVSENNTPAMRRGPAGPRTLCNACGLMWANKGTLRDLSKGGRSISMDQNEPETKIDVKPSIMEGNFPGNQDEHGNPLKDVTDGSNNASVNPDEEDLHENAEDLKNSLPVGIVHPSADDDEQEPLVELANPSDTEIDIPSSFD, encoded by the exons ATGGCGGCGGCGAATCCTCAGCCACTGCAGGCGCGTCCGTTTGTGGACCACGCGCGAGGGACGATACAGATCGAGGACGACGATGGAGACTACGAAGATGACGCTATGGATGACGTGGAGGACGCGAATGCCAACTCTGTGAATGTGGCGGAGCATGGAACAGGAGTAGTAGGCGGCGTTAATGGTGGTGGAGGCGTGGTTATGGCATCGAGAACTAGCGAGCTTACTCTCTCTTTTGAAGGAGAAGTTTACGTGTTCCCTGCTGTTACGCCTGAAAAG GTTCAAGCTGTTCTATTGCTTCTAGGTGGTCGTGATATCCCCACCGATGTTCCTACAATTGAAGTACCTTTTGATCAAAATAACAGG GGTGTAGGTGATCTTCCGAAGCGCTCCAATCTTTCAAGACGAATAGCATCCTTGGTTAGGTTCCGTGAGAAAAGGAAAGAGAGATGTTTTGACAAGAAAATTAGGTATACAGTACGGAAAGAGGTTGCACAGAG CTTACAGTTTTATTCTGGTAGGATGCACCGTAAAAATGGGCAGTTTGCATCTTTAAAGGAAAGTACTAGTACTTCAAGCTGGGATTCCTCGCAAACTGACCTTCAAGATGGTACTCCTCGTCCAAAAACTGT TGTCCGGAGATGTCAGCATTGTGGTGTTAGTGAAAATAATACTCCAGCAATGCGTCGTGGTCCAGCTGGTCCAAGGACTTTATGTAATGCATGTGGGCTTATGTGGGCCAATAAG GGAACGCTGAGAGATCTTAGTAAAGGAGGAAGGAGTATTTCCATGGACCAAAATGAACCT GAAACAAAAATTGATGTTAAGCCTTCAATTATGGAAGGGAACTTCCCTGGTAACCAGGATGAACAT GGGAATCCTTTAAAAGATGTCACTGATGGATCCAATAATGCTTCTGTCAACCCAGATGAAGAA GATTTGCATGAAAATGCAGAGGATCTTAAAAACTCTTTGCCTGTGGGAATTGTTCATCCCTCTGCAGATGACGATGAGCAG GAACCTCTGGTTGAGCTTGCTAATCCATCAGATACAGAAATTGACATTCCTTCTAGTTTCGATTAG
- the LOC107941558 gene encoding GATA transcription factor 24 isoform X7: MAAANPQPLQARPFVDHARGTIQIEDDDGDYEDDAMDDVEDANANSVNVAEHGTGVVGGVNGGGGVVMASRTSELTLSFEGEVYVFPAVTPEKVQAVLLLLGGRDIPTDVPTIEVPFDQNNRGVGDLPKRSNLSRRIASLVRFREKRKERCFDKKIRYTVRKEVAQRMHRKNGQFASLKESTSTSSWDSSQTDLQDGTPRPKTVVRRCQHCGVSENNTPAMRRGPAGPRTLCNACGLMWANKGTLRDLSKGGRSISMDQNEPETKIDVKPSIMEGNFPGNQDEHIVQGNPLKDVTDGSNNASVNPDEEDLHENAEDLKNSLPVGIVHPSADDDEQEPLVELANPSDTEIDIPSSFD; this comes from the exons ATGGCGGCGGCGAATCCTCAGCCACTGCAGGCGCGTCCGTTTGTGGACCACGCGCGAGGGACGATACAGATCGAGGACGACGATGGAGACTACGAAGATGACGCTATGGATGACGTGGAGGACGCGAATGCCAACTCTGTGAATGTGGCGGAGCATGGAACAGGAGTAGTAGGCGGCGTTAATGGTGGTGGAGGCGTGGTTATGGCATCGAGAACTAGCGAGCTTACTCTCTCTTTTGAAGGAGAAGTTTACGTGTTCCCTGCTGTTACGCCTGAAAAG GTTCAAGCTGTTCTATTGCTTCTAGGTGGTCGTGATATCCCCACCGATGTTCCTACAATTGAAGTACCTTTTGATCAAAATAACAGG GGTGTAGGTGATCTTCCGAAGCGCTCCAATCTTTCAAGACGAATAGCATCCTTGGTTAGGTTCCGTGAGAAAAGGAAAGAGAGATGTTTTGACAAGAAAATTAGGTATACAGTACGGAAAGAGGTTGCACAGAG GATGCACCGTAAAAATGGGCAGTTTGCATCTTTAAAGGAAAGTACTAGTACTTCAAGCTGGGATTCCTCGCAAACTGACCTTCAAGATGGTACTCCTCGTCCAAAAACTGT TGTCCGGAGATGTCAGCATTGTGGTGTTAGTGAAAATAATACTCCAGCAATGCGTCGTGGTCCAGCTGGTCCAAGGACTTTATGTAATGCATGTGGGCTTATGTGGGCCAATAAG GGAACGCTGAGAGATCTTAGTAAAGGAGGAAGGAGTATTTCCATGGACCAAAATGAACCT GAAACAAAAATTGATGTTAAGCCTTCAATTATGGAAGGGAACTTCCCTGGTAACCAGGATGAACAT ATTGTGCAGGGGAATCCTTTAAAAGATGTCACTGATGGATCCAATAATGCTTCTGTCAACCCAGATGAAGAA GATTTGCATGAAAATGCAGAGGATCTTAAAAACTCTTTGCCTGTGGGAATTGTTCATCCCTCTGCAGATGACGATGAGCAG GAACCTCTGGTTGAGCTTGCTAATCCATCAGATACAGAAATTGACATTCCTTCTAGTTTCGATTAG
- the LOC107941558 gene encoding GATA transcription factor 24 isoform X5 — protein sequence MAAANPQPLQARPFVDHARGTIQIEDDDGDYEDDAMDDVEDANANSVNVAEHGTGVVGGVNGGGGVVMASRTSELTLSFEGEVYVFPAVTPEKVQAVLLLLGGRDIPTDVPTIEVPFDQNNRGVGDLPKRSNLSRRIASLVRFREKRKERCFDKKIRYTVRKEVAQSLQFYSGRMHRKNGQFASLKESTSTSSWDSSQTDLQDGTPRPKTVVRRCQHCGVSENNTPAMRRGPAGPRTLCNACGLMWANKGTLRDLSKGGRSISMDQNEPETKIDVKPSIMEGNFPGNQDEHIVQGNPLKDVTDGSNNASVNPDEEDLHENAEDLKNSLPVGIVHPSADDDEQEPLVELANPSDTEIDIPSSFD from the exons ATGGCGGCGGCGAATCCTCAGCCACTGCAGGCGCGTCCGTTTGTGGACCACGCGCGAGGGACGATACAGATCGAGGACGACGATGGAGACTACGAAGATGACGCTATGGATGACGTGGAGGACGCGAATGCCAACTCTGTGAATGTGGCGGAGCATGGAACAGGAGTAGTAGGCGGCGTTAATGGTGGTGGAGGCGTGGTTATGGCATCGAGAACTAGCGAGCTTACTCTCTCTTTTGAAGGAGAAGTTTACGTGTTCCCTGCTGTTACGCCTGAAAAG GTTCAAGCTGTTCTATTGCTTCTAGGTGGTCGTGATATCCCCACCGATGTTCCTACAATTGAAGTACCTTTTGATCAAAATAACAGG GGTGTAGGTGATCTTCCGAAGCGCTCCAATCTTTCAAGACGAATAGCATCCTTGGTTAGGTTCCGTGAGAAAAGGAAAGAGAGATGTTTTGACAAGAAAATTAGGTATACAGTACGGAAAGAGGTTGCACAGAG CTTACAGTTTTATTCTGGTAGGATGCACCGTAAAAATGGGCAGTTTGCATCTTTAAAGGAAAGTACTAGTACTTCAAGCTGGGATTCCTCGCAAACTGACCTTCAAGATGGTACTCCTCGTCCAAAAACTGT TGTCCGGAGATGTCAGCATTGTGGTGTTAGTGAAAATAATACTCCAGCAATGCGTCGTGGTCCAGCTGGTCCAAGGACTTTATGTAATGCATGTGGGCTTATGTGGGCCAATAAG GGAACGCTGAGAGATCTTAGTAAAGGAGGAAGGAGTATTTCCATGGACCAAAATGAACCT GAAACAAAAATTGATGTTAAGCCTTCAATTATGGAAGGGAACTTCCCTGGTAACCAGGATGAACAT ATTGTGCAGGGGAATCCTTTAAAAGATGTCACTGATGGATCCAATAATGCTTCTGTCAACCCAGATGAAGAA GATTTGCATGAAAATGCAGAGGATCTTAAAAACTCTTTGCCTGTGGGAATTGTTCATCCCTCTGCAGATGACGATGAGCAG GAACCTCTGGTTGAGCTTGCTAATCCATCAGATACAGAAATTGACATTCCTTCTAGTTTCGATTAG
- the LOC107941558 gene encoding GATA transcription factor 24 isoform X11, with amino-acid sequence MAAANPQPLQARPFVDHARGTIQIEDDDGDYEDDAMDDVEDANANSVNVAEHGTGVVGGVNGGGGVVMASRTSELTLSFEGEVYVFPAVTPEKVQAVLLLLGGRDIPTDVPTIEVPFDQNNRGVGDLPKRSNLSRRIASLVRFREKRKERCFDKKIRYTVRKEVAQRMHRKNGQFASLKESTSTSSWDSSQTDLQDGTPRPKTVVRRCQHCGVSENNTPAMRRGPAGPRTLCNACGLMWANKGTLRDLSKGGRSISMDQNEPETKIDVKPSIMEGNFPGNQDEHIVQGNPLKDVTDGSNNASVNPDEEVDIYLHIEATEQDSAEQFSELK; translated from the exons ATGGCGGCGGCGAATCCTCAGCCACTGCAGGCGCGTCCGTTTGTGGACCACGCGCGAGGGACGATACAGATCGAGGACGACGATGGAGACTACGAAGATGACGCTATGGATGACGTGGAGGACGCGAATGCCAACTCTGTGAATGTGGCGGAGCATGGAACAGGAGTAGTAGGCGGCGTTAATGGTGGTGGAGGCGTGGTTATGGCATCGAGAACTAGCGAGCTTACTCTCTCTTTTGAAGGAGAAGTTTACGTGTTCCCTGCTGTTACGCCTGAAAAG GTTCAAGCTGTTCTATTGCTTCTAGGTGGTCGTGATATCCCCACCGATGTTCCTACAATTGAAGTACCTTTTGATCAAAATAACAGG GGTGTAGGTGATCTTCCGAAGCGCTCCAATCTTTCAAGACGAATAGCATCCTTGGTTAGGTTCCGTGAGAAAAGGAAAGAGAGATGTTTTGACAAGAAAATTAGGTATACAGTACGGAAAGAGGTTGCACAGAG GATGCACCGTAAAAATGGGCAGTTTGCATCTTTAAAGGAAAGTACTAGTACTTCAAGCTGGGATTCCTCGCAAACTGACCTTCAAGATGGTACTCCTCGTCCAAAAACTGT TGTCCGGAGATGTCAGCATTGTGGTGTTAGTGAAAATAATACTCCAGCAATGCGTCGTGGTCCAGCTGGTCCAAGGACTTTATGTAATGCATGTGGGCTTATGTGGGCCAATAAG GGAACGCTGAGAGATCTTAGTAAAGGAGGAAGGAGTATTTCCATGGACCAAAATGAACCT GAAACAAAAATTGATGTTAAGCCTTCAATTATGGAAGGGAACTTCCCTGGTAACCAGGATGAACAT ATTGTGCAGGGGAATCCTTTAAAAGATGTCACTGATGGATCCAATAATGCTTCTGTCAACCCAGATGAAGAA gtggatatttatttacatattgaAGCAACTGAACAAGATTCAGCAGAACAATTCTCAGAACTGAAATAA